A genomic region of Nodularia sp. LEGE 06071 contains the following coding sequences:
- a CDS encoding CopG family transcriptional regulator, translated as MLKVTITLEEDILRFVDQYAQGNRSGYVNALLAEHRRQILAAEMITALKQDAEDPEYQAEIADWDHVVGDGINAKG; from the coding sequence ATGCTCAAAGTCACAATTACCTTAGAAGAAGACATTCTCCGGTTTGTAGATCAGTATGCACAGGGAAACCGCAGTGGATACGTCAATGCACTGTTAGCAGAACACCGCCGCCAAATTTTAGCAGCAGAAATGATCACCGCCCTGAAGCAAGATGCTGAAGACCCGGAATATCAAGCTGAAATTGCTGATTGGGATCATGTTGTTGGAGATGGCATTAATGCCAAGGGATAA
- a CDS encoding type II toxin-antitoxin system PemK/MazF family toxin, which yields MPRDNLTYQRGEIRWVNLDPTFGAEAQKTRPCLIVQNDIMNQYGLLTIVMPFRRGKKQAPYIVNVKATANNGLDQDRFIDVGQIRAVDYHRILGLVGVLEAEYWELIRTSVNVVLGFVF from the coding sequence ATGCCAAGGGATAATTTAACTTATCAACGGGGAGAAATCCGTTGGGTGAATCTTGATCCTACCTTCGGGGCTGAAGCACAAAAAACTCGTCCTTGCTTGATTGTGCAGAATGACATCATGAATCAGTATGGATTACTGACAATTGTCATGCCATTTCGCCGAGGAAAGAAACAAGCCCCCTATATTGTGAATGTGAAAGCAACAGCAAATAATGGATTAGACCAAGACCGTTTTATTGATGTTGGGCAAATCCGCGCTGTCGATTATCATCGAATTTTGGGCTTGGTGGGTGTATTAGAGGCAGAATACTGGGAACTCATTCGGACATCTGTCAATGTAGTTCTGGGATTTGTATTTTAA